In Bosea vestrisii, the following are encoded in one genomic region:
- a CDS encoding DMT family transporter: protein MDRTANGLLNGFIGVVIFSGSLPATRVAVADFDPVFLTVARAAIAGLLGLALLLVLRQKRPAQADLLPLAVVALCVVVGFPLLTALALKHVTSAHSIVFIGLLPLATAIFGVLRGGERPRPAFWLFAILGSLCVVGFAWTQGIAASPIGDLLMLAAVIICGLGYAEGGRLSRHLGGWQVISWALVLSLPIMAGLTLMTLPASFAQAGGGAWLGLAYVSLFSMLIGFVFWYRGLAQGGIAAVGQLQLLQPFFGLALAGLLLGETVGWQMIATSAAVVLCVAGARRYAR from the coding sequence ATGGACCGGACTGCGAACGGCCTGCTCAACGGCTTCATCGGCGTCGTCATCTTCAGCGGCTCACTGCCGGCGACCCGCGTCGCCGTCGCCGATTTCGATCCGGTCTTCCTCACCGTCGCACGCGCTGCCATAGCCGGGCTGCTCGGGCTCGCCCTCCTGCTGGTACTGCGGCAGAAGCGGCCCGCCCAAGCCGACCTGCTGCCGCTCGCCGTGGTCGCGCTCTGCGTGGTCGTCGGCTTTCCGCTGCTCACCGCGCTGGCGTTGAAGCACGTCACCTCCGCCCATTCGATCGTCTTCATCGGCCTGCTACCGCTGGCGACCGCCATCTTCGGCGTGCTGCGCGGCGGCGAGCGGCCGCGCCCGGCCTTCTGGCTCTTCGCCATCCTCGGCAGCCTCTGCGTCGTCGGCTTCGCCTGGACACAAGGCATCGCCGCCTCCCCGATCGGCGACCTCTTGATGCTGGCCGCGGTCATCATCTGCGGCCTTGGCTACGCCGAGGGCGGGCGGCTGTCGCGCCATCTCGGCGGCTGGCAGGTGATCTCCTGGGCACTCGTCCTGTCGCTGCCGATCATGGCCGGCCTGACGCTGATGACACTGCCGGCCTCGTTCGCGCAGGCCGGCGGCGGCGCCTGGCTAGGCTTAGCCTATGTCTCGCTGTTCAGCATGCTGATCGGCTTCGTCTTCTGGTATCGCGGCCTCGCCCAGGGCGGCATCGCCGCGGTCGGGCAATTGCAATTGCTGCAGCCCTTCTTCGGCCTGGCGCTGGCAGGGCTGCTGCTCGGCGAGACCGTCGGCTGGCAGATGATCGCGACCTCGGCTGCGGTGGTCCTCTGCGTCGCGGGAGCCCGGCGCTACGCGCGCTGA
- a CDS encoding MOSC domain-containing protein, with product MIEVTKAAPAAVKTAPKAGRLVATLTTGPDRRRSHAFVTVRAAALDFDLLGIPGDLHHGPSRRAGAREPWLPRGTVIRNDRQISALGLDELAEVAGRLGLAALEPEWLGSNLLIDGIADFSRLAPGSRLAFGGSWGGKGRFDGGVVLRVEAYNAPCRQAGRAVAAMADDAALEFAFVKAAAGLRGLVLSVDRAGRVAPGDAVIVLPPVTA from the coding sequence ATGATCGAGGTGACGAAGGCTGCGCCTGCGGCAGTGAAGACTGCGCCCAAAGCCGGCAGGCTCGTCGCCACATTGACAACCGGCCCCGACCGGCGCCGTAGCCACGCGTTCGTGACAGTGCGCGCCGCCGCCCTCGATTTCGACCTCCTCGGTATTCCCGGCGATCTCCACCATGGCCCGTCGCGACGCGCCGGTGCCCGCGAGCCCTGGCTGCCGCGCGGCACGGTGATCCGCAACGACCGCCAGATTTCCGCGCTCGGCCTCGACGAGCTCGCGGAGGTCGCCGGACGCCTCGGCCTGGCGGCGCTGGAGCCGGAATGGCTCGGCAGCAATCTCCTGATCGACGGCATCGCCGATTTCTCGCGGCTCGCACCGGGCAGCCGGCTCGCCTTCGGCGGCAGCTGGGGTGGCAAGGGCCGCTTCGACGGCGGCGTCGTGCTGCGCGTCGAGGCCTACAACGCGCCCTGCCGCCAGGCAGGACGGGCGGTTGCGGCGATGGCGGATGATGCCGCGCTGGAGTTCGCCTTCGTCAAGGCGGCGGCCGGCCTGCGCGGGCTCGTGCTCAGTGTCGATCGCGCCGGACGGGTGGCGCCCGGCGATGCGGTGATCGTCCTGCCGCCGGTCACGGCCTGA
- a CDS encoding cold-shock protein: MATGTVKWFNTEKGYGFIQPADGGKDVFVHITAVKEAGLMSLTEGQKLSFDLKTERGKTAAGDLKLL; the protein is encoded by the coding sequence ATGGCGACCGGAACCGTCAAATGGTTCAATACCGAGAAGGGCTACGGCTTCATTCAACCTGCCGATGGCGGCAAGGATGTGTTTGTGCACATCACGGCCGTCAAGGAAGCGGGCCTGATGTCCCTGACCGAGGGACAGAAGCTCTCCTTCGACCTGAAAACCGAGCGCGGCAAGACCGCTGCTGGTGACCTGAAGCTGCTCTGA
- a CDS encoding glycoside hydrolase family 3 N-terminal domain-containing protein, producing MLLRLVAAFLFCGLATFAHAQQQGVGWKSGREAAEIERKITTLIGKMTLEEKVGQLHLSGRGEGFDVNQVKAGRMGAVMNFVVPQEVRQVQEAVRQSRLKIPLIIGLDAVHGFSTYFPLPLGQAASWNPQLIEQAAYWTGREARAAGVNWTFAPMVDISRDPRWGRVLEGAGEDAHLASVIAAARTRGYQRGGVAASVKHFVGYGAAEGGRDYNSTWIPTSQLHDLFLPPFKAAFDAGAMTAMAAFNALNGMPATAHRGMLTDLLRGQWGFRGFVTSDFGSITELRLHGIAKDDAEAARKALLAGIDMDMMGDVYHKHLANEVKAGRVPVKALDEAVRRVLRVKYHLGLFEQPDVDVAAAPSLMQTEEARKVARQAAREGVILLRNDKQTLPIAPAVKSVAVIGAMAVPEDERVWTDPAGLGRRVVQPLPEALREQLPSDVTIAYEPAFAKACGTEFKDKDAAVKAAAAADLVVAMLGEDCEFMGEGASRTDLGLPGVQQELLEALVATGKPVVLVLATARPLVLTWADRHVAAIVQTFHGGTEGRAAIAEVLAGKVNPAGRTPMSFPRSVGQIPVYYDQLPTGRPQKIRQRYESIYMDEANEALYPFGFGLSYSRFAYANPRVTNGRVPFNGATEVAVDVTNQGDRDGQEVVQLYIRQPVAERSRPLRLLKGFDKVALKAGETKTVTFQLEGRALGGHDDAGRYQLDQGIVEVYLGGSSLATVKIQFELTKP from the coding sequence ATGCTTCTGCGGCTCGTCGCTGCATTCCTGTTCTGCGGCCTTGCGACCTTTGCCCACGCGCAGCAGCAGGGCGTCGGCTGGAAGAGCGGCCGCGAGGCCGCCGAGATCGAGCGCAAGATCACGACGCTGATCGGGAAGATGACGCTGGAGGAGAAAGTCGGCCAGCTCCACCTCTCCGGACGCGGCGAGGGCTTCGACGTCAACCAGGTCAAGGCCGGCCGCATGGGCGCGGTAATGAATTTCGTCGTGCCTCAGGAGGTCCGGCAGGTCCAGGAGGCCGTCAGACAGTCCCGCCTCAAGATCCCGTTGATCATCGGGCTCGACGCCGTCCACGGCTTCTCGACCTATTTCCCGCTGCCGCTCGGCCAGGCTGCGAGCTGGAATCCGCAACTGATCGAGCAGGCGGCCTATTGGACCGGGCGCGAGGCGCGCGCCGCCGGCGTCAACTGGACCTTCGCACCGATGGTCGACATCTCGCGCGATCCACGCTGGGGCCGCGTGCTGGAAGGGGCGGGCGAGGATGCCCATCTCGCCAGCGTCATCGCGGCGGCGCGGACGCGGGGCTATCAGCGCGGCGGCGTTGCGGCGAGCGTGAAGCACTTCGTCGGCTACGGCGCCGCCGAGGGCGGGCGCGACTACAACTCGACCTGGATCCCGACCAGCCAGCTGCACGATCTCTTCCTGCCGCCGTTCAAGGCCGCCTTCGACGCCGGCGCGATGACGGCGATGGCGGCGTTCAACGCGCTGAATGGCATGCCGGCCACTGCCCATCGCGGCATGCTGACCGATCTTCTGCGCGGGCAATGGGGTTTTCGCGGCTTCGTCACCTCGGATTTCGGCTCGATCACCGAATTGCGCCTGCACGGCATCGCCAAGGATGATGCCGAGGCGGCGCGCAAGGCGCTGCTCGCCGGCATCGACATGGACATGATGGGCGACGTCTACCACAAGCACCTCGCCAATGAGGTCAAGGCCGGCCGCGTGCCGGTGAAGGCGCTCGACGAGGCGGTGCGCCGGGTGCTGCGGGTCAAGTACCATCTCGGCCTGTTCGAGCAGCCGGATGTCGACGTCGCCGCGGCGCCCTCCCTGATGCAGACCGAGGAGGCCCGCAAGGTCGCGCGGCAGGCGGCGCGCGAGGGCGTGATCCTGCTCCGGAACGACAAGCAGACGCTGCCGATCGCGCCGGCGGTGAAATCCGTCGCGGTCATCGGCGCCATGGCGGTGCCGGAGGACGAGCGGGTCTGGACCGATCCGGCCGGCCTCGGCCGCCGTGTCGTGCAGCCGCTGCCCGAGGCGCTGCGCGAGCAGCTGCCCTCCGATGTCACGATCGCTTACGAGCCCGCCTTCGCCAAGGCCTGCGGGACCGAGTTCAAGGACAAGGACGCCGCGGTGAAGGCGGCGGCCGCCGCCGACCTCGTCGTCGCCATGCTCGGCGAGGATTGCGAGTTCATGGGCGAGGGCGCCTCGCGCACCGATCTTGGCCTGCCCGGCGTGCAGCAGGAGCTGCTCGAGGCACTGGTCGCGACCGGCAAACCGGTGGTGCTGGTGCTGGCGACGGCGCGGCCGCTGGTCCTGACCTGGGCCGACAGGCATGTCGCGGCGATCGTGCAGACCTTCCATGGCGGCACCGAGGGGCGCGCCGCGATCGCCGAGGTGCTGGCCGGCAAGGTCAATCCGGCGGGACGCACGCCGATGAGCTTTCCGCGCTCGGTCGGCCAGATCCCGGTCTATTACGACCAGCTGCCGACCGGCCGGCCGCAGAAGATCCGGCAGCGCTACGAGTCGATCTACATGGATGAGGCCAACGAGGCGCTCTACCCGTTCGGCTTCGGGCTGTCCTATAGCCGCTTCGCCTATGCCAATCCGCGCGTGACGAACGGCCGGGTGCCGTTCAATGGCGCGACCGAGGTCGCCGTCGACGTGACCAATCAGGGGGATCGCGACGGCCAGGAAGTCGTACAGCTTTATATCCGCCAGCCCGTGGCCGAGCGTTCCCGTCCGCTGCGTCTGCTCAAGGGTTTCGACAAGGTCGCGCTCAAGGCCGGGGAGACGAAAACGGTCACGTTCCAGCTGGAGGGCAGGGCGCTTGGCGGCCATGACGATGCCGGCCGCTACCAACTCGATCAGGGTATCGTCGAGGTTTATCTCGGGGGTTCTTCACTCGCGACGGTAAAGATACAATTCGAATTGACGAAGCCTTGA
- a CDS encoding alpha-hydroxy acid oxidase — translation MAQLLTIEDLRLLAKRRVPRMFYDYADSGAWTESTYRANEADFAGIKLRQRVAVDMTNRTLASTMIGEQVSMPVALAPTGIAGMQHADGEILAAKAAARAGVPFTLSTMSVCSIEDVAENTDKPFWFQLYVMRDRAFIERLIDRAKAAGCSALMLTLDLQILGQRHKDIRNGLSAPPKPTLANLINLALKPRWCMGMLGTKRRSFGNIVGHATGVGDMSSLSAWTAEQFDPTLSWDDVKWIKDRWGGKLILKGILDAEDAELAAQSGADALIVSNHGGRQLDGAVSSIAALPGIVEQVGGRMEVWMDGGIRSGQDVLKAVALGARGVLIGRPFLYGLGAMGEEGVRLALEIIRKEMDITMALCGKRDIQDVDANILVKGKA, via the coding sequence ATGGCCCAGCTTCTGACCATCGAGGACCTGCGTCTGCTGGCAAAACGCCGCGTCCCGCGCATGTTCTACGACTATGCCGATTCCGGCGCCTGGACCGAGAGCACCTACCGCGCCAACGAGGCCGATTTCGCCGGGATCAAGCTGCGCCAGCGCGTCGCCGTCGACATGACCAATCGCACGCTCGCCTCGACCATGATCGGCGAGCAGGTCTCGATGCCGGTGGCGCTGGCGCCGACCGGCATCGCCGGCATGCAGCACGCCGACGGCGAAATCCTCGCCGCCAAGGCAGCCGCCCGGGCCGGCGTACCGTTCACGCTCTCGACCATGAGCGTCTGCTCGATCGAGGACGTCGCCGAGAACACCGACAAGCCGTTCTGGTTCCAGCTCTACGTCATGCGCGACCGCGCCTTCATCGAGCGCCTGATCGACCGCGCCAAGGCCGCCGGCTGCTCGGCATTGATGCTGACGCTCGACCTGCAGATCCTCGGCCAGCGCCACAAGGACATCCGCAACGGCCTCTCCGCGCCGCCGAAGCCGACGCTCGCCAACCTGATCAACCTCGCCTTGAAGCCGCGCTGGTGCATGGGCATGCTCGGCACCAAGCGGCGCAGCTTCGGCAACATCGTCGGCCACGCCACCGGCGTCGGCGACATGAGCTCGCTCTCGGCCTGGACGGCCGAGCAGTTCGACCCGACGCTGAGCTGGGACGACGTCAAGTGGATCAAGGACCGCTGGGGCGGCAAGCTGATCCTGAAGGGCATCCTCGACGCCGAGGATGCCGAGCTCGCAGCCCAGAGCGGCGCCGATGCGCTGATCGTCTCCAACCATGGCGGGCGCCAGCTCGATGGCGCGGTCTCCTCGATCGCGGCCCTGCCCGGTATCGTCGAGCAGGTCGGCGGCCGCATGGAGGTCTGGATGGATGGCGGCATCCGCTCCGGCCAGGATGTGCTCAAGGCGGTGGCTCTTGGCGCCCGCGGCGTGCTGATCGGCCGCCCCTTCCTCTACGGGTTAGGGGCCATGGGCGAGGAGGGCGTCAGGCTCGCGCTCGAGATCATCCGCAAGGAGATGGACATCACCATGGCCCTCTGCGGCAAGCGCGACATCCAGGATGTCGACGCCAACATCCTGGTCAAGGGCAAGGCCTGA
- a CDS encoding DUF2891 domain-containing protein, with protein MTAARLTEELALRFARIALGHVGREYPNKPDHTLAGPQDALTPRELHPIFYGSYDWHSCVHSYWMLARLLRRYPGFEAAADIRALFDAQLTPEKVAVECAYLAAPTARGFKRTYGWGWLLKLAAELSLLDDKRWSEVCTPLAEVFAQRFRDFLPLATYPVRVGTHFNTAFGLRMAADYATATADDDFAALLRETALRWYGADVDCPAWGEPSGDDFQSSALIEAECMRRLLAPEAFLPWFDRFLPRLERQEPATLFRPATVTDRSDGKIAHLDGLNLSRAWCWRALAGALPEGDARRAVAKTAAAEHLAAGLPHIAGDYMGEHWLASFAVLALEEEP; from the coding sequence ATGACCGCTGCCCGTTTGACGGAAGAGCTCGCGCTCCGCTTCGCCCGCATCGCGCTCGGGCATGTCGGGCGCGAATATCCCAACAAGCCGGACCATACGCTGGCAGGGCCGCAGGATGCGCTGACCCCGCGCGAGCTGCATCCGATCTTCTATGGCAGCTATGACTGGCATTCCTGCGTCCACAGCTACTGGATGCTGGCGCGGCTGCTGCGGCGCTACCCCGGGTTCGAGGCGGCTGCCGATATCCGCGCGCTGTTCGACGCGCAGCTCACGCCGGAGAAGGTCGCGGTCGAATGCGCCTATCTCGCGGCTCCGACCGCGCGCGGCTTCAAGCGCACCTATGGCTGGGGCTGGCTGCTGAAGCTGGCGGCGGAATTGAGCCTGCTCGACGACAAGCGCTGGTCTGAAGTCTGCACCCCGCTGGCCGAGGTCTTCGCGCAGCGCTTTCGCGACTTCCTGCCGCTCGCGACCTATCCGGTGCGGGTCGGCACGCATTTCAACACCGCCTTCGGCCTGCGCATGGCGGCCGATTATGCGACCGCGACGGCGGATGACGATTTCGCCGCCTTGCTGCGCGAAACAGCCCTGCGCTGGTATGGCGCCGATGTCGACTGCCCGGCCTGGGGCGAGCCGAGCGGCGACGATTTCCAGTCCTCGGCCCTGATCGAGGCCGAATGCATGCGCCGCCTGCTCGCACCTGAGGCGTTCCTGCCCTGGTTCGACCGTTTCCTGCCGAGGCTGGAGCGCCAGGAGCCGGCGACGCTGTTCCGCCCCGCGACCGTCACCGACCGCAGCGATGGCAAGATCGCGCATCTCGACGGGCTGAACCTCAGCCGCGCCTGGTGCTGGCGGGCGCTGGCCGGTGCATTGCCGGAAGGCGATGCCCGCCGGGCGGTGGCGAAGACAGCCGCGGCCGAGCATCTTGCCGCGGGCCTCCCGCATATCGCCGGGGACTATATGGGCGAGCACTGGCTCGCCAGCTTCGCCGTTCTCGCTTTGGAAGAGGAGCCCTGA
- a CDS encoding LysR family transcriptional regulator, whose translation MNLAAVDLNLLVAFEALMEERNVTRAGQRIGLAQPSMSSALTRLRALFGDELFIRTAAGMQPTARALALARPIGEALAQIRATLAPDTGFDPATARRRLTIAVTDYGDLVVVPALVALLRQEAPGIDLIVRPIADPTASLAALERGDVDALIGGHLPDSARIVRHRLFEEDFVCIRDKAHAAPLTPDDYVRLPHALFSSAGGDGSPGVVDAILAMEGRKRRVAVTLAHVVAVPFAVAGTDLVATMARRIATRFAAFAGVALMPLPYDAPPFAIDLLHSRRATSDPALSWFLATIERVGRSL comes from the coding sequence ATGAATTTAGCTGCCGTCGACCTCAACCTCCTCGTCGCCTTCGAGGCGCTGATGGAGGAGCGCAACGTCACCCGCGCCGGCCAGCGCATCGGCCTGGCGCAGCCCTCGATGAGCAGCGCGCTGACCCGTCTGCGCGCCTTGTTCGGCGACGAACTCTTCATCCGCACCGCCGCGGGCATGCAGCCGACCGCCAGGGCACTGGCGCTGGCCCGGCCGATCGGCGAGGCGCTCGCTCAGATCAGGGCAACGCTCGCGCCGGATACCGGCTTCGATCCCGCGACGGCACGCCGCCGCCTGACCATCGCCGTGACCGATTATGGCGACCTCGTCGTCGTGCCGGCGCTGGTCGCCCTGCTGCGGCAGGAGGCGCCCGGCATCGATCTCATCGTCCGGCCGATCGCCGACCCCACAGCCAGCCTCGCCGCCCTCGAGCGCGGCGATGTCGATGCGCTGATCGGCGGCCATCTCCCGGACTCTGCACGTATCGTCAGGCACAGGCTGTTCGAGGAGGATTTCGTCTGCATTCGCGACAAGGCGCACGCCGCGCCGCTCACCCCCGACGACTATGTCCGGCTGCCGCATGCGCTGTTCTCCTCCGCCGGTGGCGACGGGTCGCCCGGCGTCGTCGACGCCATCCTTGCCATGGAAGGGCGCAAGCGCCGGGTCGCGGTCACGCTCGCCCATGTCGTCGCCGTGCCCTTCGCCGTCGCCGGCACCGATCTCGTCGCGACCATGGCAAGGCGCATCGCCACGCGCTTCGCTGCGTTCGCTGGCGTCGCGCTCATGCCCCTGCCCTATGACGCGCCGCCCTTCGCGATCGACCTGCTGCATAGCCGCCGCGCCACAAGCGACCCGGCCCTGTCCTGGTTCCTGGCGACGATCGAGCGGGTCGGGCGCTCGCTTTAA
- a CDS encoding TetR/AcrR family transcriptional regulator, protein MARPLSEAKRKAILAAACKLVAEHGTGAPTAKIAREAGLAEGTLFTYFANKDELLNQLYLDLKTDFAKLTVASYPANGSVRDRFEHFWNGFIDWGAKYPAKRKALRQLAVSDRITQETRGKAATAFAEISAMFEQGHQDGVLKNQPQSFIGAVLDAMGTMTLDLIAQEPSRHEYYRKTGFSVFWDGISA, encoded by the coding sequence GTGGCCCGCCCCCTTAGCGAAGCGAAGCGCAAAGCGATCCTGGCCGCTGCCTGCAAGCTGGTGGCGGAACACGGCACTGGCGCGCCGACCGCGAAGATCGCCAGGGAGGCCGGGCTCGCCGAGGGCACGCTCTTCACCTATTTCGCCAACAAGGACGAGTTGCTGAACCAGCTCTATCTCGACCTCAAGACCGACTTCGCCAAGCTCACCGTGGCCTCCTATCCGGCCAATGGCAGCGTGCGCGACCGGTTCGAGCACTTCTGGAACGGCTTCATCGACTGGGGCGCGAAATATCCCGCCAAGCGTAAGGCTCTGCGCCAGCTCGCCGTTTCCGACCGGATCACCCAGGAAACCCGCGGCAAGGCCGCCACGGCTTTCGCCGAGATCAGCGCCATGTTCGAGCAGGGTCACCAGGACGGCGTGCTCAAAAACCAGCCGCAGAGCTTCATCGGCGCGGTTCTCGACGCCATGGGCACCATGACGCTCGACCTGATCGCGCAGGAGCCGAGCCGGCACGAGTACTACAGGAAGACCGGTTTTTCGGTCTTCTGGGACGGCATCTCCGCCTAA
- a CDS encoding SDR family NAD(P)-dependent oxidoreductase, whose protein sequence is MTKTWLITGASRGLGRAITEAALAAGDNVVATARNPGRLADLEVRYPDTLLSFALDVTDMAAAGVAVTVTVDTFGRLDVLVNNAGYGHAVAFEQTSDDSFRAQIETNFYGVVNLTRAALPVLRAQRAGHIINISSVGGRTGTPGLSAYQSAKWAVGGFTEVIAKEVAPLGVSIVSVEPGGMRTGWGEIARGNAPSVMPDYQPSVGAVLDLLKAYVGNEIGDLERIAGIVLNLSRRETLPAHLVLGSDALFVLAQAEAERQKQAAEWADVSRSSDFAGTDLVALQRLLGGEARP, encoded by the coding sequence ATGACCAAGACCTGGCTGATCACCGGCGCCTCCCGCGGCCTCGGCCGCGCTATCACCGAGGCGGCTCTCGCCGCCGGCGACAACGTCGTCGCGACCGCCCGCAATCCTGGCCGCCTTGCCGATCTCGAGGTCCGATACCCCGACACGCTGCTCTCCTTCGCGCTCGACGTCACCGACATGGCGGCCGCGGGCGTGGCCGTGACCGTCACGGTCGACACCTTCGGCCGGCTCGACGTGCTCGTGAACAATGCCGGCTACGGCCATGCCGTCGCCTTCGAGCAGACCAGCGACGACAGCTTCCGCGCCCAGATCGAGACCAATTTCTACGGCGTCGTGAACCTCACCCGCGCCGCGCTGCCGGTGCTGCGGGCCCAGCGCGCCGGCCATATCATCAACATCTCGTCGGTCGGCGGCCGCACCGGCACGCCCGGCCTCAGCGCCTATCAATCGGCGAAATGGGCGGTCGGCGGCTTCACCGAGGTGATCGCCAAGGAGGTCGCGCCGCTCGGCGTCAGCATCGTCTCGGTCGAGCCCGGCGGCATGCGCACCGGCTGGGGCGAGATCGCTCGCGGCAACGCCCCTTCCGTGATGCCGGACTACCAGCCCAGCGTCGGCGCCGTGCTCGACCTGCTGAAGGCCTATGTCGGCAACGAAATCGGCGATCTCGAAAGAATTGCCGGGATCGTCCTCAACCTCAGCCGGCGCGAGACCCTGCCGGCCCATCTCGTCCTCGGCAGCGACGCGCTCTTCGTCCTCGCCCAGGCCGAGGCCGAGCGACAGAAGCAGGCTGCCGAATGGGCGGATGTCAGCCGCTCCTCGGATTTCGCCGGCACCGATCTCGTGGCGCTGCAGAGGCTGCTCGGCGGGGAGGCTCGGCCGTGA
- a CDS encoding type II toxin-antitoxin system VapC family toxin, with the protein MAEAEVRLLLDSHILFWWATGQHDRLPPAVSEAIGAAEDIFVSVATAWELEIKRNAGRFNAGSLDWAAPPSHGITLLPIDLDDTLAAARLPLIHRDPFDRMIVAQAMRRRLTLVTADSVLGEYGVAILKA; encoded by the coding sequence TTGGCTGAAGCCGAAGTGAGGCTGCTGCTCGACAGCCACATCCTGTTCTGGTGGGCGACAGGCCAGCACGATCGGTTGCCGCCCGCTGTCAGCGAAGCGATCGGAGCCGCCGAAGATATCTTTGTCAGCGTCGCGACGGCTTGGGAACTTGAAATCAAACGCAATGCGGGCCGATTCAACGCTGGCTCCCTGGATTGGGCGGCTCCGCCAAGCCATGGCATAACTCTGTTGCCGATCGATCTCGACGACACACTCGCCGCGGCCCGTCTGCCTCTCATCCATCGCGATCCGTTCGACCGGATGATCGTGGCGCAAGCAATGCGGCGCAGGCTTACTCTGGTCACCGCCGATAGTGTGCTCGGCGAATACGGGGTGGCGATCCTCAAGGCGTAG
- a CDS encoding type II toxin-antitoxin system Phd/YefM family antitoxin — protein sequence MTVVNVHEAKTNLSRLIEQALRGEEVVIARNGVPAVRLVQVEAAEQKPKRQGGFWAGQIKEIDPDWWKPDDELADLFEGSESFEDRDGNWLKPK from the coding sequence ATGACCGTCGTCAATGTCCATGAGGCCAAGACCAACCTGTCGCGCCTGATCGAGCAGGCGTTGCGGGGCGAGGAGGTCGTGATCGCGCGCAACGGAGTCCCGGCCGTGCGGCTGGTGCAGGTCGAGGCTGCCGAGCAGAAGCCGAAGCGGCAGGGCGGGTTCTGGGCTGGTCAGATCAAGGAGATCGATCCGGACTGGTGGAAGCCTGATGATGAGCTTGCCGATCTTTTCGAAGGTAGCGAAAGCTTTGAAGACCGTGACGGCAATTGGCTGAAGCCGAAGTGA